A region of Maridesulfovibrio sp. DNA encodes the following proteins:
- a CDS encoding PilZ domain-containing protein — translation MDQNKRRRTRVNAGFRVVLHKDDIDAFVVSHNLSLKGILCDPVKGFLVGEECEVSIPLSEEAIIRVGAKIVRSDEAGLAADFHHMDEMSFTHLRRLIQFNAEDADTIDSELTSPAFDS, via the coding sequence ATGGATCAGAATAAGAGACGCAGAACCCGCGTGAATGCAGGTTTCAGGGTCGTGCTGCATAAAGATGACATTGATGCTTTTGTGGTGTCGCATAATTTAAGTTTGAAAGGTATTTTGTGCGATCCGGTGAAGGGCTTTTTGGTAGGTGAGGAATGCGAGGTGTCCATTCCGCTTTCCGAAGAAGCGATAATCAGGGTCGGTGCGAAGATTGTCCGTTCCGATGAAGCCGGGCTGGCTGCTGATTTTCATCATATGGACGAAATGAGTTTTACCCATTTGCGCCGTTTGATTCAATTTAATGCCGAGGATGCGGACACTATTGACAGCGAGCTTACTTCTCCCGCTTTTGATTCCTGA